In one window of Paraflavitalea soli DNA:
- a CDS encoding phosphoribosyltransferase family protein, giving the protein MSSVYSLHKIMGVDAFTFNPADYSRFKFGDGHIAESFGEALAHGFLAQHGEALKAGKQLVILPSPYFAIPTASYAMAGAFKKTINRFLAVNRLPVAEEAKIHRYKTYSLDYGELDADSRLNLILNDKYHLDSQFLRGKCLIFIDDIKITGSHELVIRNLLKQFALEEEVAYFLYFAQLDGKNIHPRIENDLNYSFVKSVHDLGSIINSGNFKVNTRIVKYILNAEFADFETFISKQSALFCEQLTDLAISNGYHEMEEYNKNFLQLLTITHQNHHICLSTYKKDNAPTLTSPNLP; this is encoded by the coding sequence ATGAGCTCAGTGTACTCGTTGCATAAGATAATGGGGGTCGATGCCTTTACGTTCAACCCTGCTGATTATAGCCGCTTCAAATTTGGAGATGGCCATATAGCTGAATCATTTGGCGAAGCACTCGCCCATGGATTCCTGGCGCAGCATGGCGAAGCATTAAAGGCCGGCAAACAGCTGGTCATATTGCCTAGCCCTTATTTTGCCATCCCTACCGCTTCTTATGCCATGGCAGGAGCTTTTAAGAAAACCATCAACCGTTTTTTAGCCGTCAATCGCTTACCTGTAGCAGAAGAAGCCAAGATCCATCGTTATAAGACCTATAGCCTGGATTACGGGGAACTGGATGCCGACAGCAGGCTCAACCTTATTCTCAACGATAAGTACCACCTGGACAGTCAATTCCTGCGGGGTAAATGCCTGATCTTTATCGATGATATCAAGATCACCGGCAGTCATGAGCTCGTGATCCGCAACCTGCTGAAACAATTTGCCTTGGAAGAAGAGGTTGCTTACTTCCTCTACTTTGCTCAACTCGATGGTAAGAATATCCATCCCAGGATCGAAAATGACCTTAACTACAGTTTTGTAAAATCGGTTCATGACCTGGGCAGCATTATCAATTCGGGCAATTTTAAGGTCAATACCCGTATTGTCAAATACATTCTCAACGCGGAGTTTGCCGACTTCGAAACCTTTATTTCAAAGCAATCCGCTTTGTTTTGTGAACAACTTACCGATCTGGCCATCAGCAATGGCTACCATGAAATGGAGGAATACAATAAGAACTTTCTCCAATTGTTAACAATCACCCATCAAAATCATCACATATGCCTATCAACTTACAAAAAGGACAACGCGCCAACCTTGACCTCCCCAAATTTACCATAG
- a CDS encoding TerD family protein: MPINLQKGQRANLDLPKFTIGLGWDTNEAQTGQGFDLDASVFILGENRKLLADEYFVFYNNLKSPDGAVKHSGDNTTGDGDGDDETIEIDLSNINPGAKEICVVVTIHEAPARKQNFGQVRNSFIRVFNAATNEEIMKYELGEDFSIETAVEFGRIYKKDENWKFEAVGIGHSGGLEQFLGKYN, translated from the coding sequence ATGCCTATCAACTTACAAAAAGGACAACGCGCCAACCTTGACCTCCCCAAATTTACCATAGGCCTCGGCTGGGATACCAATGAAGCTCAAACAGGGCAGGGATTCGACCTCGATGCCTCTGTCTTCATTCTCGGCGAGAACAGGAAACTCCTGGCCGATGAGTACTTTGTTTTTTACAACAACCTCAAATCTCCCGATGGTGCTGTAAAGCATTCAGGCGATAATACCACCGGCGATGGTGATGGCGATGATGAGACCATCGAGATCGACCTGTCTAATATTAACCCAGGTGCTAAAGAGATCTGCGTGGTAGTTACCATCCATGAAGCACCGGCTCGCAAACAGAATTTTGGCCAGGTAAGGAATTCTTTCATTCGCGTATTCAATGCCGCCACCAACGAAGAGATCATGAAGTATGAGCTGGGAGAAGACTTCTCTATTGAAACGGCTGTTGAATTTGGCCGCATCTATAAAAAAGACGAGAACTGGAAATTTGAAGCAGTAGGTATTGGCCACAGCGGCGGCCTCGAACAGTTTTTAGGTAAATACAATTAA
- a CDS encoding vWA domain-containing protein, translating into MRRLPVYLLLDTSGSMKGEPIEAVKNGLESLIGFLRQDPFALESVHLSIITFDREVTNILPLKDLESLILPEITTPDSGPTHLGQALEMLCTLVDSEVLKSTPDQKGDWMPLLFIMTDGKPSDLQKYREMIPEVKKRHFGEIVACAAGPKVDDQLLKELTHIVVHLDTADSSTIKSFFKWVSASVSTGNRSMGAGGDVVLPPPPPQVNMVI; encoded by the coding sequence ATGAGAAGACTGCCGGTTTATTTATTGCTCGATACTTCCGGCTCCATGAAAGGAGAGCCCATTGAAGCCGTAAAGAATGGTCTTGAATCACTCATTGGGTTCTTGCGACAGGACCCCTTTGCCCTGGAGTCTGTGCACCTTTCCATCATCACCTTCGATCGGGAAGTCACCAACATCCTTCCCCTCAAAGACCTGGAAAGCCTCATTCTGCCCGAGATCACTACGCCCGATTCAGGGCCTACCCACCTGGGGCAGGCGCTGGAAATGCTCTGTACCCTGGTGGATAGCGAGGTATTGAAAAGCACACCTGACCAGAAAGGAGATTGGATGCCCCTCTTGTTTATCATGACAGATGGAAAGCCCAGCGACCTCCAGAAGTACCGCGAAATGATACCCGAAGTGAAGAAGCGGCATTTTGGCGAGATCGTAGCCTGTGCGGCGGGTCCCAAGGTCGATGACCAGTTGCTCAAAGAGCTCACCCATATCGTGGTGCACCTCGACACGGCCGACAGCTCTACCATCAAATCATTCTTTAAATGGGTTTCAGCGTCCGTAAGTACTGGCAACAGAAGTATGGGCGCCGGCGGCGATGTGGTCTTACCTCCGCCCCCTCCCCAGGTGAATATGGTCATTTAA
- a CDS encoding YggT family protein: MYFIICMLLNILIIGLFLYSKLLPYKDRLDNRYKGTFDFFSKLFNPMLNFLRGVIKPFQVGSGLAVDMSQIVLLILLLLLLGIGRF, encoded by the coding sequence ATGTATTTCATCATATGCATGCTCCTCAATATTTTGATCATAGGCCTCTTCCTGTATTCAAAACTATTGCCCTATAAAGACAGGTTAGACAATCGTTACAAAGGCACATTTGACTTTTTCAGCAAATTGTTTAACCCCATGTTGAATTTCCTCCGGGGAGTCATCAAACCCTTCCAGGTAGGCAGCGGACTTGCTGTAGACATGTCACAGATCGTCCTGCTCATTCTATTATTACTTTTATTAGGCATTGGCCGGTTTTAA
- a CDS encoding TerY-C metal binding domain-containing protein, whose translation MRRLPVYFLIDVSESMVGDQMPYVEEGLASIIKDLRSDPYALETAWVSIIVFAGKTKRIVPLTELTSFYPPRIPIGGGTSLGEALEFLMHDIDTNVVKSTPDTKGDWKPIIFLFTDGAPTDNPTPAVTKWINQYKKKASIVAIALGDNTDTAVLGQLTNDVLLVKNLAPESYKSFFKWVTASIKTTSMSVSESNIDGPQLAKLDDAYLTKVEPPATPSSKVIDNNFAVFLSKCQATKKPYLIKYKRNITPSNIEGLSLETQFFKLQGSFPVDDTYFQLSDNTPTNQKISSGELVGFPHCPCCGNQYGFSTCACGGIMCTGDEEVSTCPWCNTQAKFGFSSGHHDINRSRG comes from the coding sequence ATGCGCAGATTACCGGTATACTTTTTAATAGATGTTTCAGAGTCAATGGTGGGCGATCAAATGCCCTATGTAGAAGAAGGACTGGCCTCCATCATTAAAGACCTGCGATCTGATCCCTATGCGCTGGAAACAGCCTGGGTATCCATCATCGTCTTTGCCGGGAAAACGAAACGCATTGTTCCATTAACCGAATTGACTTCCTTTTATCCCCCACGCATTCCCATTGGGGGTGGTACTTCCCTGGGTGAAGCCCTCGAATTCCTCATGCACGATATCGACACCAATGTGGTAAAGAGTACACCTGATACCAAGGGCGATTGGAAACCCATCATCTTTTTGTTTACCGATGGAGCCCCCACCGACAACCCCACACCGGCTGTTACAAAGTGGATCAACCAATACAAAAAGAAAGCGTCCATCGTGGCCATTGCATTGGGCGATAATACCGATACCGCCGTGCTGGGCCAGCTTACCAATGATGTGCTGCTGGTGAAGAACCTGGCACCGGAGTCTTACAAATCATTCTTTAAATGGGTTACTGCTTCTATCAAGACCACCAGCATGAGTGTGTCTGAAAGCAATATAGACGGCCCCCAACTGGCTAAGCTGGATGACGCTTACCTCACTAAGGTAGAGCCTCCTGCCACACCCTCTTCCAAAGTCATCGACAATAATTTTGCCGTCTTCCTGTCCAAATGCCAGGCCACCAAAAAGCCCTACCTCATTAAATACAAACGCAATATTACCCCCTCCAACATAGAAGGGCTTTCACTGGAAACCCAATTCTTTAAACTCCAGGGATCCTTTCCCGTTGATGATACCTATTTTCAGTTGAGTGACAATACCCCCACCAACCAAAAGATCAGTTCAGGCGAATTGGTAGGCTTTCCCCATTGTCCCTGCTGCGGTAATCAATACGGCTTTAGTACCTGTGCTTGTGGCGGTATCATGTGTACCGGCGACGAAGAAGTCAGTACCTGCCCCTGGTGCAATACCCAGGCTAAATTTGGTTTTTCATCCGGGCATCATGATATAAACCGTTCGAGAGGATAA
- a CDS encoding PP2C family serine/threonine-protein phosphatase, which produces MDKIVFPNAKEKEAYSYAIQWGKFALSDIGEHHFEGLEAIGLSYDPATGTVQGIPSTPGDADITLHYKPLDSHTEQLLTRPVHLFVNFDPRSLWTEQEPPLEAPYQKSHTDSVMDITGAKTMIAASKRGRSHAREGKFRDDDFDVMYRSDTGWYVIAVADGAGSAKFSREGSRIVCNTVVEHLSLSATGNKLDELEALIVQLEANPDDASRKAIGDTLYNTLGNAVLLAYKNIAKEAEASQNLVKDYATTLLTTVCRQYGDKWFIGAFWVGDGGVGIYKKGEAPKILGETDSGEYSGQTRFLTMPEVFEAASFYKRIRFQLVDHFDALVLMTDGITDAWFHTDANLFKAEKWDELFQEMQKEVNLSRDNENAHNQLLHWLDFWVKGEYDDRTIAILF; this is translated from the coding sequence GTGGACAAGATCGTATTTCCCAACGCCAAAGAAAAAGAAGCTTACTCCTATGCCATTCAATGGGGAAAGTTTGCTCTATCCGATATTGGCGAACATCATTTTGAAGGACTCGAAGCCATTGGGCTAAGCTATGACCCGGCAACGGGTACCGTACAGGGTATTCCTTCCACACCCGGCGATGCAGACATAACCTTGCATTATAAACCATTAGACAGCCATACAGAGCAGTTGCTCACCAGGCCCGTACACCTCTTTGTGAATTTTGATCCCAGGAGCTTATGGACCGAACAGGAGCCGCCTCTGGAAGCCCCTTATCAAAAGTCCCACACCGACAGCGTGATGGACATTACCGGCGCCAAAACCATGATTGCAGCCAGCAAGCGTGGCCGCTCCCATGCCCGGGAAGGCAAATTCAGGGATGATGATTTTGATGTGATGTACCGGTCTGATACCGGTTGGTATGTTATTGCCGTGGCAGATGGCGCCGGCTCAGCCAAGTTCTCCCGCGAAGGTTCCCGCATTGTATGCAATACCGTAGTAGAACACCTGTCCCTATCCGCTACCGGCAACAAACTGGATGAGCTCGAAGCCCTGATCGTACAGCTGGAGGCTAATCCCGATGATGCCAGCCGCAAAGCCATTGGCGATACCTTGTACAATACCCTGGGCAATGCTGTGCTCCTGGCTTATAAGAACATTGCCAAAGAAGCAGAAGCTTCCCAGAACCTGGTAAAGGATTATGCTACCACCTTGCTCACCACTGTATGCCGCCAATACGGCGATAAATGGTTCATTGGTGCTTTTTGGGTAGGCGATGGGGGAGTGGGCATCTACAAAAAAGGAGAAGCCCCAAAAATACTGGGTGAGACCGATAGCGGCGAATACTCCGGCCAAACCAGGTTTCTCACCATGCCGGAAGTCTTTGAAGCAGCTTCCTTCTACAAGCGCATACGCTTCCAGTTGGTAGACCATTTCGATGCCCTGGTGCTCATGACCGATGGTATTACTGATGCCTGGTTCCACACCGATGCCAATCTCTTCAAAGCAGAGAAATGGGACGAGCTGTTCCAGGAAATGCAAAAGGAAGTAAATCTTTCGAGAGATAATGAAAATGCCCATAACCAGTTATTACATTGGTTGGATTTCTGGGTAAAAGGCGAATACGACGACCGAACAATTGCAATACTTTTTTAA
- a CDS encoding helix-hairpin-helix domain-containing protein, whose amino-acid sequence MANTIKIKAADGSDVEFVNDMIGQGGMKDVYFSPDKSYVVAFFRDKQDAVAKDRLLTITGTFYDRIFKQAGGDYWKDLYCWPTKVVEWNGRLGIVAPTYQKHFFFQTGSRNNDFLQIKGKEKEGKWFASAFHQNKNLDPSEKGDWYKYFLIGITISRGVKRMHAAGLAHSDLSYKNVLIDPVTGRAAIIDIDGLVVPGKYPPDVLGTPDFIAPEVLATRHLPKEDKSRKFPGIPTDRHALAVMIYMYLLRRHPLRGGKVHDADAQKDEELSMGSKALFIEHPTDKTNRPKLSQVKPSYLPWADTDKLPYTITGPYLKQLFDRAFIDGLHNPAMRPTADEWENALVRSVDLMQPCQNKSCEMKWYVFDNTTAPKCPFCGTPYRGQLPVLNLYSKNPKGMFSFENHRLMVYSNQYIYQWHINKNISPNERLTADQKKPVGYFVFHNDKWVLVNQAIPGLKDMDTDQEVPIGQMLEIKDAQKILLSKEEGGRLIIVQMVNN is encoded by the coding sequence ATGGCAAACACCATCAAAATAAAGGCGGCAGACGGCTCAGACGTAGAGTTTGTGAATGACATGATTGGCCAGGGCGGCATGAAAGATGTTTACTTCAGCCCTGATAAATCTTATGTAGTAGCCTTCTTCAGGGATAAACAGGATGCGGTGGCCAAGGATCGTCTCCTCACCATTACCGGCACCTTTTATGACCGCATCTTTAAACAGGCCGGCGGCGATTATTGGAAAGACCTCTATTGCTGGCCCACCAAAGTAGTAGAATGGAATGGACGCCTCGGCATTGTAGCCCCCACCTATCAGAAACATTTCTTCTTTCAGACCGGATCGCGCAACAATGATTTCCTGCAGATCAAAGGCAAGGAAAAAGAAGGCAAATGGTTTGCCAGCGCTTTTCACCAGAATAAAAACCTCGACCCTTCAGAGAAAGGCGATTGGTATAAATATTTCCTCATTGGCATTACCATCAGCCGCGGCGTAAAACGTATGCATGCTGCCGGACTGGCTCACTCCGATCTTTCTTACAAGAATGTATTGATAGATCCTGTCACTGGCCGGGCTGCCATTATTGATATTGACGGGCTGGTGGTGCCCGGCAAATACCCGCCCGATGTGTTGGGTACACCCGATTTTATTGCGCCCGAGGTATTGGCCACCAGGCACCTGCCCAAGGAAGACAAGAGCAGGAAGTTTCCGGGTATTCCTACCGACAGGCACGCCCTGGCTGTCATGATCTACATGTACCTGCTGCGGCGCCATCCCTTGCGGGGAGGAAAAGTGCACGATGCAGATGCCCAGAAAGACGAAGAGCTGTCCATGGGCTCCAAAGCATTGTTTATTGAACACCCTACCGATAAGACCAACAGGCCCAAACTAAGTCAGGTAAAGCCGAGTTACCTGCCCTGGGCCGATACCGATAAATTGCCTTATACCATTACCGGTCCTTACCTGAAGCAGCTTTTTGACAGGGCATTCATCGACGGACTGCACAATCCCGCCATGCGTCCAACAGCCGATGAGTGGGAAAATGCCCTGGTGAGATCAGTTGATCTCATGCAGCCTTGTCAGAACAAGTCCTGCGAAATGAAATGGTACGTATTTGACAATACCACCGCGCCGAAATGTCCTTTCTGTGGTACGCCTTACCGCGGACAGCTGCCTGTACTGAATCTCTATTCTAAAAATCCAAAAGGGATGTTTAGCTTTGAAAATCACAGGCTCATGGTGTACAGCAACCAATACATCTATCAGTGGCATATCAATAAGAACATTTCACCCAACGAGCGCTTAACAGCCGATCAGAAAAAGCCCGTAGGTTATTTTGTATTCCACAATGATAAATGGGTGCTGGTCAACCAGGCTATTCCCGGTTTGAAGGATATGGATACAGACCAGGAAGTTCCAATCGGGCAAATGCTGGAGATAAAAGATGCACAAAAGATCCTCCTGTCTAAAGAAGAGGGCGGGCGATTGATCATCGTACAAATGGTAAACAATTAA
- a CDS encoding TerC family protein gives MNHMIQEILNNPWAALAVVGNLIVIESLLSVDNAAVLATMVMDLPKEQRSRALKYGIIGAYVFRGICLLLAAYIITIWWLKPLGGLYLLYLVWDWWKGKQTPEKEDDTLDKKSNWLYKVTVGALGNFWATVALVEIMDLAFSIDNVFAAVAFSDNIILIWVGVFIGILAMRFVAQGFVKLMEKYAFLEAAAFIVIAILGIKLMLSLYEHFVPESPFSKFLGSHAADWGVSILTISIFVIPIIYTTLFGKKKQEPGV, from the coding sequence ATGAATCACATGATCCAGGAAATTCTCAACAACCCGTGGGCTGCATTGGCGGTGGTTGGGAATCTTATTGTTATTGAAAGCTTGCTGTCGGTCGATAATGCCGCTGTACTGGCTACCATGGTGATGGACCTGCCAAAGGAACAAAGAAGCAGGGCCCTGAAGTATGGCATTATTGGCGCGTATGTTTTCCGCGGTATTTGCTTATTACTCGCTGCATATATCATTACAATATGGTGGCTCAAACCTCTCGGTGGTTTATACCTCCTTTACCTCGTATGGGATTGGTGGAAAGGCAAACAAACACCCGAAAAAGAAGATGATACCCTCGATAAAAAAAGCAATTGGCTTTACAAAGTCACCGTGGGAGCCCTGGGCAACTTCTGGGCAACCGTAGCCCTGGTAGAGATCATGGACCTGGCTTTCTCCATCGACAATGTATTTGCTGCAGTAGCATTTTCTGATAATATCATACTCATTTGGGTGGGTGTATTTATTGGTATCCTGGCTATGCGGTTTGTGGCACAGGGCTTTGTAAAGCTTATGGAGAAATATGCGTTCCTGGAAGCTGCCGCCTTTATTGTAATTGCCATCTTAGGTATTAAGCTCATGCTTTCTTTGTATGAACATTTCGTACCCGAATCACCATTCAGTAAGTTCCTGGGTAGCCATGCTGCCGATTGGGGTGTATCTATCCTTACGATCAGCATATTCGTTATCCCCATTATTTATACTACCCTGTTTGGTAAAAAGAAACAGGAACCAGGCGTATAA